A DNA window from Effusibacillus lacus contains the following coding sequences:
- the fdnG gene encoding formate dehydrogenase-N subunit alpha — MVDLTRRQFLKLSGATAVTLAVVELGFNDKQVHAQASELKIEKAKVTPTICPYCSVGCGILVHVKDNDVVYTEGDPDHPINQGALCSKGTAVRQVYTSSKRVLKPLYRAPGSSKWEEKDWDWMLTRIAEKVRDTRDKSFVETENGITVNKTEAIACFGGAALDNEEDYLLVKLMRGLGLVNIEHQARIUHSPTVAGLAPSFGRGAMTNHWIDLQHSDCILIMGGNPAENHPISFKWILKAKEKGAKLISVDPRYTRSSKIADYYAPLRSGTDIAFIGGIINYALQNDLIQKEYVRHYTNASFLVSDKYSFNDGLFSGYDAAKRSYNTDTWAFQKNEKGEIIKDETLSHPQSVYQLLKKHYSRYDADTVCAVTGTPKEAFLAVAKAFCETSSPDKAGTILYAMGTTQHTTGTQNVRIYAILQLLLGNIGLPGGGINALRGESNVQGSTDFGLLYGSLTGYLNAPTASAKHATLADYNKNETPTSGYWINKPKFMVSLLKAFYGPNATAENEFGYQYLPKGNKNYSHIAIFESMDKGTIKGMLAFGQNPVVGGPNAGKEHKALAKLDWLVAVDLWETETASFWQKEAGSNPAEIKTEVFFLPACGSYEKEGSISNSGRWMQYRWQAIKPRGESKADLEIIHMLALKIKALYKNRTDAAARPINALHWEYGHGDHPDIDLVAREINGYDYKTGKQLSGFAELKDDGSTCSGNWIYCGFYPEAGNLSKRRDNKDTGMGNYLNWSYAWPMNRRVLYNRAAANPAGQPWSKKKEIIWWDEAKQKWVGHDVPDFAATKAPTSAGGTTPFIMMPNEVAGLFAVRKDGPFPEHYEPYESPVANAFSSVQFNPVSVIWSEEGNKKGDKDKFPIIATTYRVSEHWQSGAMTRNQEWLSELVPHMFIEISEELAAEKGIKNKDRVLVTSARGSIEAYAMITKRFKPMVIRGKKTHQIGMPWHFGYKGIVTGGTANNLTANIADPETTMPEYKAFLCDVRRID, encoded by the coding sequence ATGGTCGATTTGACACGCCGACAGTTTCTCAAGCTGTCGGGAGCTACCGCAGTTACGTTGGCGGTGGTGGAATTGGGCTTCAATGACAAGCAAGTCCATGCACAAGCAAGCGAACTTAAAATCGAAAAGGCAAAAGTGACACCCACAATCTGTCCGTACTGTTCCGTGGGATGCGGCATCCTGGTTCATGTGAAGGACAATGATGTGGTGTACACCGAGGGAGATCCTGATCATCCGATCAATCAGGGGGCTTTGTGCAGCAAAGGAACTGCTGTAAGACAGGTGTACACTTCAAGCAAGCGTGTGCTGAAACCTCTCTACCGCGCTCCCGGCAGCAGCAAATGGGAGGAGAAGGATTGGGATTGGATGCTCACCCGAATCGCTGAGAAGGTGAGAGACACCCGTGATAAGAGCTTCGTTGAAACGGAAAACGGGATCACGGTCAACAAGACCGAAGCGATTGCGTGCTTCGGTGGGGCCGCCCTGGACAACGAAGAAGATTATTTGCTCGTAAAACTGATGAGGGGGTTAGGCCTGGTCAACATTGAACACCAGGCACGGATTTGACACAGCCCGACGGTTGCCGGTCTGGCACCCTCATTTGGTCGCGGCGCGATGACAAATCACTGGATTGATCTCCAGCATTCCGATTGCATTCTGATTATGGGCGGGAATCCGGCGGAGAACCATCCCATCAGCTTCAAATGGATTCTGAAAGCCAAGGAAAAAGGAGCCAAGCTGATTTCGGTAGACCCGCGTTATACCCGGTCTTCCAAAATTGCCGATTACTACGCTCCTTTGCGGTCAGGCACCGATATCGCTTTTATCGGCGGTATCATCAATTACGCACTTCAGAACGACCTGATTCAAAAGGAATATGTTCGTCATTACACGAACGCGTCGTTCCTTGTCAGCGACAAGTATTCGTTCAACGACGGTTTGTTCAGCGGATATGATGCGGCAAAACGCAGCTACAACACGGATACCTGGGCATTCCAAAAAAATGAGAAGGGTGAAATCATCAAGGACGAAACCCTCTCCCATCCACAGTCTGTATACCAGCTTCTGAAGAAACACTATTCAAGGTATGACGCGGACACCGTTTGTGCAGTAACGGGCACACCGAAAGAAGCGTTTCTGGCGGTAGCCAAAGCATTCTGTGAAACCTCCAGCCCTGACAAAGCGGGCACAATCCTGTACGCCATGGGTACAACCCAGCATACAACCGGTACCCAAAACGTTCGGATTTACGCGATTCTGCAGTTGCTGCTGGGGAACATCGGATTGCCTGGCGGGGGAATCAACGCGCTCCGAGGGGAATCCAACGTACAGGGATCGACCGATTTCGGATTGCTGTACGGAAGTCTGACCGGTTACTTGAACGCACCAACCGCAAGCGCCAAGCATGCTACTTTGGCAGACTACAACAAGAACGAGACACCCACCAGCGGGTACTGGATCAACAAACCGAAATTCATGGTCAGCCTGCTGAAGGCCTTCTACGGTCCGAACGCCACGGCTGAAAACGAGTTTGGATACCAGTACCTGCCGAAGGGGAACAAAAACTATTCCCATATTGCCATCTTTGAGAGCATGGACAAAGGCACCATCAAGGGGATGCTCGCATTCGGCCAGAATCCTGTGGTGGGCGGACCTAACGCAGGCAAAGAGCATAAGGCGCTGGCGAAACTTGACTGGCTGGTTGCCGTCGACTTGTGGGAAACCGAAACGGCTTCTTTCTGGCAGAAAGAAGCGGGCAGCAACCCGGCGGAAATCAAGACGGAAGTATTCTTCCTTCCGGCTTGCGGGTCCTACGAGAAGGAAGGTTCGATCAGCAACAGCGGACGCTGGATGCAGTACCGTTGGCAAGCGATCAAGCCAAGAGGCGAATCGAAAGCCGACCTGGAAATTATTCACATGTTGGCCCTGAAGATCAAGGCGCTCTATAAGAATCGCACAGACGCTGCTGCCCGTCCCATTAATGCACTGCACTGGGAATACGGTCATGGCGATCACCCGGACATCGATCTTGTGGCCCGTGAAATCAATGGATACGATTACAAGACCGGAAAGCAATTGTCCGGCTTCGCAGAGTTGAAAGACGACGGTTCCACCTGCAGCGGCAACTGGATCTATTGCGGGTTCTATCCGGAAGCGGGCAACCTGTCCAAACGCCGCGACAACAAAGATACAGGGATGGGCAACTACCTGAACTGGTCCTATGCTTGGCCTATGAACCGACGCGTGCTGTATAACCGTGCCGCAGCCAATCCGGCAGGACAGCCCTGGAGCAAGAAGAAAGAAATCATCTGGTGGGATGAAGCCAAGCAAAAATGGGTCGGACATGACGTGCCTGACTTTGCTGCCACCAAGGCTCCGACTTCAGCCGGAGGAACCACACCGTTCATCATGATGCCCAATGAAGTGGCCGGGTTGTTCGCGGTTCGTAAGGATGGACCTTTCCCGGAACACTACGAACCTTATGAAAGCCCGGTTGCCAATGCGTTCTCCAGCGTACAGTTCAATCCGGTCTCCGTAATTTGGAGCGAGGAGGGCAACAAGAAGGGAGACAAGGACAAATTCCCGATTATTGCAACCACTTACCGGGTATCGGAACATTGGCAGTCCGGCGCGATGACAAGAAATCAGGAGTGGCTTTCCGAACTGGTACCGCATATGTTCATTGAAATCAGTGAAGAACTGGCGGCAGAGAAAGGGATCAAGAACAAAGACCGTGTCCTGGTAACTTCCGCAAGGGGAAGTATTGAAGCATATGCGATGATCACCAAGCGGTTCAAGCCAATGGTTATTCGAGGCAAAAAGACCCACCAGATCGGCATGCCATGGCACTTCGGATACAAGGGAATCGTGACCGGCGGTACGGCCAACAATCTGACCGCCAACATTGCGGATCCGGAAACCACAATGCCTGAATACAAAGCGTTTCTTTGCGATGTAAGGAGGATTGACTAA
- a CDS encoding 4Fe-4S dicluster domain-containing protein, which yields MPEFVKLVDVTKCTGCRACMVACKNWNDLPAERQEFQGSIQSHKKTTAHTWNVVTYTEYEQEDGSLDWLFRHSACLHCKEAACVKVCPENAIGYTKFGSVVIDSEKCIGCGYCVNNCPFKVVELAEYKDEQNDKTYYKAQKCTLCTNRLEKNMQPACAVTCPTDAIVFGEQEAMLKQAEARLAEIKPLYPNANIYNPPGVGGTHAVYVLPEKPSVFGLPEDPRVPLSATIWKDYAQPIGKALFGVTTMAVIGAFISNSLFRRHENLEQVENEGGSEQ from the coding sequence ATGCCCGAGTTTGTCAAACTTGTTGATGTTACCAAATGTACAGGCTGCCGGGCATGCATGGTCGCTTGCAAGAACTGGAACGATCTGCCCGCCGAGAGGCAGGAGTTCCAGGGCAGTATTCAATCCCATAAGAAAACGACCGCCCACACATGGAACGTGGTCACTTATACCGAGTATGAACAAGAAGACGGTTCCCTGGACTGGCTCTTCCGCCACAGCGCCTGCTTGCACTGCAAGGAAGCGGCTTGTGTCAAGGTTTGTCCGGAGAACGCCATCGGGTATACCAAATTCGGTTCGGTGGTCATTGATTCGGAAAAATGCATAGGGTGCGGCTATTGTGTGAACAACTGTCCGTTCAAAGTGGTGGAACTGGCCGAGTACAAGGATGAGCAGAACGACAAAACCTATTACAAAGCACAAAAATGTACACTCTGCACCAATCGCCTTGAGAAAAACATGCAGCCTGCATGTGCCGTTACTTGCCCGACAGATGCCATTGTGTTTGGTGAGCAAGAAGCGATGCTCAAACAGGCGGAAGCCCGTTTGGCTGAGATCAAGCCGCTCTATCCGAATGCAAACATTTACAATCCGCCAGGAGTAGGGGGTACCCATGCGGTTTATGTCCTGCCGGAGAAACCGAGCGTATTCGGCTTGCCGGAAGACCCCCGTGTTCCATTGTCGGCGACCATCTGGAAGGATTATGCCCAGCCGATCGGCAAGGCATTGTTTGGCGTCACCACCATGGCGGTAATTGGGGCCTTCATCTCCAACAGCCTGTTCAGGAGACATGAAAACTTGGAACAAGTTGAGAATGAAGGGGGATCGGAGCAATGA
- a CDS encoding formate dehydrogenase subunit gamma: MSRNRIHSEQQMVRRFTRTFIVTHWLYASSFLALLVTGLPMYTEFFDWLYPVLGGPATARQLHRIFAVVFVVPFLILLVFDRASLKNWLKQILSWKKHDFQFFAAFPKEFFGFHTDMPKQDFFNAGEKLNSILQMFSFLLLILSGVFMWFPKYFPKWLQVWSYPIHDIGFGLAIAVVVGHIYLSIGHPSSRVSIKGMTKGYVPMKYVEEHHGRWADELRRQGK; the protein is encoded by the coding sequence ATGAGCCGGAACCGGATTCATTCGGAACAACAAATGGTGAGACGTTTTACCAGGACATTCATCGTGACCCACTGGCTCTATGCGTCATCGTTTTTGGCGCTGCTGGTGACCGGACTTCCCATGTACACCGAGTTCTTCGACTGGCTGTATCCCGTGCTGGGAGGGCCAGCCACCGCCCGGCAGCTGCACCGGATTTTTGCAGTAGTGTTTGTCGTGCCGTTCCTGATTCTGCTGGTGTTTGACCGGGCCAGTCTGAAGAACTGGTTGAAACAGATTCTCAGTTGGAAGAAGCATGACTTCCAGTTTTTTGCGGCATTCCCGAAGGAGTTTTTTGGGTTCCATACGGATATGCCCAAGCAGGACTTCTTTAATGCAGGAGAAAAGCTCAACTCCATCCTGCAGATGTTTTCTTTCTTGCTGCTAATCCTGTCGGGGGTCTTCATGTGGTTTCCCAAGTACTTTCCAAAATGGCTGCAAGTCTGGAGCTACCCGATCCATGACATCGGTTTCGGTCTGGCCATCGCTGTAGTGGTGGGCCATATTTATCTGAGCATCGGTCACCCGTCATCCCGGGTGTCCATCAAGGGGATGACCAAAGGGTATGTGCCCATGAAGTATGTGGAGGAACATCACGGTCGCTGGGCGGATGAGCTGCGCCGGCAAGGAAAGTAA
- a CDS encoding formate dehydrogenase accessory protein FdhE, whose product MSNYVSPEYRELQEKIVQLQTQWQESIEPGIYEHALEALSVNNRIPLVMRLTLPVDSKLYLAWVGQLVDLLADSIQGIESPLRQALKSLDAAMVEEWVAETVAMNTYYFEKFAAKYQLPEWLPHFLAEHAIRPYLRVLAQNCESVVQGSVQAEGGQACPCCGEPVRLGQIVDKGEKVLHCPRCEYNWRENRLKCSHCGNEDFETMHFLTVEGEETAKIHVCEKCGGYVKVIDTRQYLAKPAPALLDLDTVHLDFIAQQNGYSPIS is encoded by the coding sequence ATGTCCAATTATGTTTCGCCGGAATATCGGGAACTGCAAGAGAAAATTGTCCAACTGCAAACGCAATGGCAGGAGAGTATAGAGCCAGGGATCTATGAACACGCATTGGAGGCACTCTCCGTTAACAACCGGATTCCCCTTGTCATGAGACTGACGCTGCCAGTCGATTCCAAACTGTATCTGGCCTGGGTGGGGCAGCTTGTCGATCTGTTGGCAGATTCCATACAGGGAATCGAATCGCCACTCCGACAGGCGCTGAAATCTCTGGATGCAGCCATGGTTGAGGAGTGGGTGGCGGAAACGGTGGCCATGAACACCTATTATTTCGAAAAATTTGCCGCCAAGTACCAACTGCCGGAGTGGCTTCCCCATTTCCTGGCGGAACACGCAATCCGTCCTTATCTGCGGGTATTGGCCCAGAATTGCGAAAGTGTGGTTCAGGGCTCGGTTCAGGCTGAGGGCGGGCAGGCGTGCCCCTGCTGCGGCGAACCGGTACGTCTTGGTCAGATTGTGGACAAGGGGGAGAAGGTTCTGCATTGTCCCCGCTGTGAATACAATTGGCGGGAGAACCGGCTGAAATGTTCTCACTGCGGCAACGAAGACTTCGAGACTATGCATTTCCTGACGGTTGAGGGGGAAGAGACAGCGAAGATCCACGTCTGCGAGAAGTGCGGGGGTTACGTAAAAGTAATCGATACCCGCCAGTATCTCGCAAAACCGGCTCCTGCCCTGCTGGATCTGGACACGGTGCATCTCGACTTCATCGCCCAGCAAAACGGGTATAGCCCGATTTCTTGA
- a CDS encoding DUF1146 family protein, which translates to MFPGLSLPVSTGIFGLVQLLTYLMTISIAWYALGSVKWDLFLRDHRGGPAMMLRLIFAIVLGFLVGQFFLQYLSASLLLKYLR; encoded by the coding sequence ATGTTTCCAGGCTTGTCGCTGCCGGTTTCAACCGGTATCTTTGGTCTTGTCCAACTGCTGACGTATCTGATGACCATTTCTATCGCTTGGTACGCGCTGGGGAGCGTGAAGTGGGATCTGTTCCTGCGGGATCACCGCGGGGGTCCGGCGATGATGCTCCGCCTGATATTCGCGATTGTTCTCGGGTTTCTGGTGGGCCAATTTTTCCTGCAGTATCTGAGTGCCTCGCTGCTTCTCAAATACCTGAGATAA
- a CDS encoding YwmB family TATA-box binding protein, which produces MKKMVLFFLFITLLAGVAFAGELHSGARSAKKLHMGEFLNRAFAASGAQGEGYSVHNWSVVNSQYLPMDALKLMAGKINAELAIPDPQEHKNSEERQNVYQLYGQWDPHTSVSLILTSMNLSEHPQQTVLVIKIERESDRLQDIPEHIEKVKQAAAQVGATPQISTCIKGFFNDRIEGMERDQLVSGIFAAVEANEVEGIRSDSLTSVSGYSPIVLEYIMTNKKRMNLQVAVHYDEYSAKTRILVGSPIVTIEY; this is translated from the coding sequence ATGAAAAAAATGGTCTTATTCTTCCTGTTCATCACATTGCTGGCGGGAGTGGCATTTGCGGGGGAACTGCACAGCGGTGCCAGGTCTGCCAAGAAGCTGCACATGGGTGAGTTCCTCAACCGCGCTTTCGCGGCAAGCGGTGCGCAGGGGGAAGGTTACAGCGTTCACAATTGGTCGGTGGTCAACTCCCAATATCTCCCGATGGATGCTTTAAAGCTCATGGCCGGGAAAATAAATGCGGAACTTGCCATTCCCGACCCCCAGGAGCACAAGAATAGCGAAGAGCGGCAGAATGTGTATCAACTCTATGGGCAATGGGACCCCCACACGTCCGTCTCTCTGATCCTTACCTCCATGAACCTTTCCGAACACCCTCAACAGACCGTTCTGGTGATAAAAATTGAGCGGGAATCGGACCGCTTGCAGGATATCCCGGAACATATAGAGAAAGTAAAACAAGCAGCCGCACAAGTCGGCGCAACCCCACAAATTAGCACTTGTATCAAGGGATTTTTCAATGATAGAATTGAAGGTATGGAGCGGGATCAGCTCGTATCCGGAATATTTGCGGCAGTGGAAGCAAACGAGGTCGAGGGGATTCGTTCCGATTCCCTGACAAGTGTGTCGGGGTATTCTCCCATTGTCTTGGAGTACATAATGACCAACAAGAAGCGTATGAATTTGCAAGTTGCGGTTCATTATGACGAGTATTCCGCGAAGACGCGCATACTGGTTGGTTCTCCGATTGTGACAATTGAGTATTAG
- the murA gene encoding UDP-N-acetylglucosamine 1-carboxyvinyltransferase yields the protein MSKFLIRGGNRLSGSVKVDGAKNAVLPILAASILASEGTSTIEDVPWLADVETISEVIGCLGAEVRREGDSVLHIDSRNVNEWIANESLVRKMRASFLVMGPLLARMGKARVALPGGCAIGARPVDQHIKGFQALGAEVDVGHGHVEARLPEGRRLQGTRIYLDIQSVGATQNIMMAASLAEGRTIIENAAKEPEIVDLANYLNAMGANVRGAGTDVIRIEGVESLRGANHAVIPDRIQAGTFLIASAMTGGDVYVEGAISNHLKPVIAKMKEAGIQIEEDVNGIRVIGGPGNKHLDVKTLPYPGFPTDMQAQMMALLTVLPGNSLVTESVFENRFMHVAELQRMGADIKVEGRTALITGVPILTGAGVTASDLRAGAALVIAGLGAQGETEVNGLHHIDRGYLRLEDKLREIGADIERVE from the coding sequence TTGTCGAAGTTTTTGATTCGAGGCGGTAACCGCCTGTCGGGCAGCGTGAAGGTTGACGGAGCCAAAAACGCTGTTTTGCCGATACTTGCCGCTTCGATACTTGCATCGGAAGGTACAAGCACCATTGAAGACGTCCCTTGGCTGGCGGACGTGGAGACGATCAGCGAAGTGATCGGTTGTCTTGGCGCTGAAGTGCGCCGGGAAGGCGATAGTGTGTTGCATATCGATTCACGCAATGTAAACGAGTGGATCGCAAATGAATCCTTGGTTCGAAAAATGAGGGCCTCTTTTTTGGTGATGGGTCCTCTTTTGGCCCGTATGGGGAAAGCGCGCGTGGCTCTGCCCGGCGGCTGCGCCATCGGGGCGAGACCGGTGGACCAGCATATTAAAGGATTCCAAGCGTTGGGTGCGGAGGTGGATGTCGGACACGGGCACGTGGAAGCCCGATTGCCTGAGGGACGCCGTTTGCAGGGCACCCGGATTTACCTGGACATTCAAAGCGTGGGTGCCACCCAGAACATCATGATGGCAGCTTCGCTGGCGGAAGGCAGGACGATCATTGAGAATGCGGCGAAAGAACCGGAGATCGTGGATCTTGCCAATTATCTGAACGCTATGGGCGCCAACGTACGGGGAGCGGGTACGGACGTGATCCGGATCGAAGGCGTCGAGTCCTTGCGCGGCGCGAACCACGCGGTCATTCCTGACCGGATTCAGGCCGGCACTTTCCTGATTGCGTCAGCCATGACCGGAGGCGATGTCTATGTGGAAGGGGCAATTTCCAACCACTTGAAACCGGTCATTGCCAAAATGAAAGAAGCAGGCATCCAGATTGAAGAGGATGTGAACGGGATCCGTGTGATCGGAGGACCTGGCAACAAGCATCTGGATGTAAAGACACTGCCGTATCCGGGATTCCCTACAGACATGCAGGCGCAGATGATGGCGCTGCTCACCGTCCTTCCGGGCAACAGCCTGGTTACCGAAAGCGTGTTTGAGAACCGCTTCATGCATGTGGCGGAACTGCAGCGCATGGGAGCCGACATCAAGGTGGAAGGCCGCACGGCTTTGATTACGGGAGTACCGATCCTGACCGGTGCCGGTGTGACTGCCAGCGACCTGCGTGCGGGTGCCGCTCTGGTAATCGCGGGTCTTGGCGCGCAAGGCGAGACGGAAGTAAACGGGCTTCATCACATCGATCGCGGCTATCTCCGACTGGAGGACAAACTCCGGGAGATCGGCGCCGACATTGAGAGAGTGGAATAA